The following proteins are encoded in a genomic region of Drosophila miranda strain MSH22 chromosome 4, D.miranda_PacBio2.1, whole genome shotgun sequence:
- the LOC108161689 gene encoding accessory gland-specific peptide 70A, with product MKVATSAMLLLMLVEVAVGVQAWGLMSSRRPTPQKSQAQFQKWCRLNFGPAWGGRGC from the exons ATGAAGGTCGCAACTTCAGCAATGCTACTCCTTATGCTCGTGGAAGTTGCTGTGGGCGTGCAGGCCTGGGGCCTTATGTCTTCGCGAAGGCCAACGCCACAGAAAAGCCAAGCACAAT TTCAGAAATGGTGTAGACTTAACTTTGGTCCGGCCTGGGGTGGCAGGGGATGCTAG